One window of the Mycobacterium sp. SVM_VP21 genome contains the following:
- a CDS encoding glutamate synthase subunit beta, translated as MADPRGFITNTQRILPLRRPVSERVSDWHEVYQDFAEDTLRQQAGRCMDCGIPFCHHGCPLGNLIPEWNDLVRTGRWREAFDRLHATNNFPDFTGRLCPAPCEPACVLGINQPPVTIKQVEYEIVERGFAEGWAQPIPPSVRTGKSVAVVGSGPAGLAAAQQLTRGGHSVTVFERDDRIGGLLRYGIPEFKMEKRILDRRLEQMVGEGTTFKTGVNVGVDLTVEQLREDFDAVVLAGGATAWRDLPIPGRELDGIHQAMEYLPWANRVQAGDLAEPPITAHGKKVVIIGGGDTGADCLGTVHRQGGTCVHQFEIMPRPPEIRDPSTPWPTYPLIMRTTSAHEEGGDRVFSVNTEAFTGRDGRVTGLRAHEVRRRNGSFEKVDGTDFELEADLVLLAMGFVGPERSPLLADLGVEFTERGSVARDPDYATAVPGVYVAGDMGRGQSLIVWAIAEGRGAAASVDRYLMGRTALPSPITATAAPLR; from the coding sequence ATGGCTGACCCGCGAGGATTCATCACCAACACCCAGCGCATCCTGCCGTTGCGCCGCCCGGTCTCGGAGCGGGTGAGCGACTGGCACGAGGTGTATCAGGATTTCGCCGAAGACACCCTGCGCCAGCAGGCGGGACGCTGCATGGACTGCGGTATCCCGTTCTGCCACCACGGCTGTCCGCTGGGCAACCTCATCCCGGAATGGAACGACTTGGTACGTACCGGGCGCTGGCGTGAGGCGTTCGACAGGCTGCACGCCACGAACAACTTCCCGGACTTCACCGGCCGGCTCTGCCCTGCGCCCTGCGAACCGGCCTGTGTGCTGGGCATCAACCAGCCGCCGGTGACCATCAAGCAGGTCGAGTACGAGATCGTCGAACGCGGCTTCGCCGAGGGCTGGGCGCAACCGATCCCGCCGTCGGTCCGCACCGGGAAGTCGGTCGCAGTGGTTGGCTCGGGGCCGGCCGGACTGGCCGCCGCCCAGCAACTCACCCGGGGCGGGCACTCGGTGACGGTCTTCGAGCGCGATGACCGCATCGGCGGGCTGCTGCGTTACGGCATACCGGAATTCAAGATGGAAAAGCGAATTCTGGACCGGCGGCTGGAGCAGATGGTCGGCGAGGGGACGACGTTCAAGACGGGCGTGAATGTCGGGGTGGATCTGACCGTCGAGCAGCTGCGCGAAGACTTCGACGCTGTGGTGCTGGCCGGTGGCGCCACCGCCTGGCGAGACCTGCCGATCCCGGGCCGGGAGCTCGACGGCATCCATCAGGCAATGGAGTACCTGCCGTGGGCGAACCGGGTGCAGGCCGGTGACCTCGCTGAGCCGCCGATCACCGCGCACGGCAAGAAAGTCGTCATCATCGGCGGCGGTGACACCGGTGCCGACTGCCTGGGCACGGTGCACCGCCAGGGCGGGACGTGCGTGCACCAGTTCGAGATCATGCCGCGTCCGCCGGAGATCCGTGATCCGTCCACCCCGTGGCCGACCTACCCGTTGATCATGCGAACCACGTCCGCGCACGAAGAGGGCGGTGATCGGGTGTTCTCGGTCAACACCGAGGCATTCACCGGCCGGGACGGCCGGGTGACCGGGTTGCGGGCCCACGAAGTACGCCGCCGCAACGGCAGCTTCGAGAAGGTCGACGGTACCGACTTCGAACTCGAAGCCGACCTGGTGCTGCTCGCAATGGGATTCGTCGGGCCCGAACGTTCGCCACTGCTGGCCGATCTAGGCGTGGAGTTCACCGAACGCGGCAGCGTGGCCCGCGATCCGGACTACGCCACCGCAGTGCCGGGTGTCTATGTCGCCGGCGACATGGGCCGCGGTCAATCCCTCATCGTGTGGGCAATCGCCGAAGGGCGCGGTGCCGCGGCGAGCGTGGACCGGTACCTGATGGGTCGCACCGCATTGCCCTCGCCGATCACCGCAACAGCGGCGCCGCTTCGCTGA